From the Polaribacter huanghezhanensis genome, the window ATGAAACAACAGAGGTTCATGCAGATGAGGAACATGCAGATGAGGAACATGCAGAACATGTATTTCACGCCTTGCAAAACAGACCTTGGGCTGCGAGTTATGTAGCTTTATTTTTCTTTTTAGGAATTTCATTATTAGTATTGGCATTTTATGCAATACAAAGAGTAGCACAAGCAGGTTGGTCTATTGTTCTTTTTAGAGTGATGGAAGCAATTTCAGCAAACTTAGTTCCTGCAAGTATTTTAATGTTTGTTCTTATTATGACTTCTGTAGGTCATATAAATCATTTATTTCCTTGGATGGCAGAAGGAACTGTAGATCCTACAAGTCCAAATTATGATGCAATTATTGATGCGAAGTCTTGGTGGTTAAATATCCCAGGATGGGCAATTAGAAGTATTGTATACTTATTAGGATGGAACGTGTATCGTTTCTTTACAAGAAAATTATCGATAGCAGAAGACACTGCAAATGATGAAAATAAAACATATAAGAAAAACTACCACGCGTCTGTTATCTTTTTAGTATTCTTTATGATTACTGAATCTATGATGTCTTGGGATTGGATTATGGGATTAGACCCACACTGGTTCTCAACTTTATTTGGATGGTATGTGTTAGCTACTTTATTAGTAAGTGCTTTAACAGTTATCGCATTTGTAACGATTTACTTACGCTCTAAAGGACATCTACCATTTGTAAATGATAGCCATTTACACGATTTAGCTAAATATATATTTGGATTTAGTGTATTCTGGACGTACTTATGGTTTGCACAATTTATGCTAATTTGGTATGCAGACATGTCAGAAGAAACCGTTTATTTCATTGCAAGGTTTAATGAATATAAATTGCCATTTTTAGGAATGCTTGTGATGAACTTTGTATTTCCAATACTGATATTAATGAATAGTGACTTTAAAAGTAAAGCATGGTTTGTTGTCATTGGCGGATTGGTAGTTTTAACAGGGCATTACATAGATGTATTTGTAATGATTATGCCAGCAACAGTTGGCGATCAATGGTTTATTGGAATACCAGAATTAAGTGCATTAGCATTTTTTATTGGACTCTTTATATTTGTTACTTTCAGAGCATTTGCTAATGCAGCACCTTTAGCAAAAGGCAATCCATTTTTGCACGAAAGTGAACATTACCACTATTACAATATTGAACACGAAGGAGAAGAAAATCATCATTAATAATTAAATAATTAAGACAAAATAATATGCTAGCTTTATTTTATATTTTTATAGCTGTTGCAATCGGTGTAAGCTTTTGGCAAATCACAAGAATTTTAGATTTAAGATCAGTAATTGCTTCAGACAAAGATAATGATACACAAGGAAAAATATTTCTTTGGTTCACAGCATTCTTTTATGCAATGATGATTTATTGCTTAATTTTTATGAATGTATTAATGTTGCCAGAATCTGCTTCTTTTGAAGGAGAACATGATGATAATTTATTCGATATTACATTTATTTTAATCGGAGTCGTTCAGTTTATAATGCAATTTTTATTATTCTATTTTGCATATAAATACAGAGGGAAAAAAGATAAGAAAGCGTTATTTTATGCTGATAGCCATAAGTTAGAAGCAATTTGGACCATTACACCAGCAGTCGTTTTAGTTGTTTTAATTGGTTACGGATTATGGCAATGGAATAACGTAATGGATTTATCTAATGAAGAAGATCCATTAATTATAGAAGTTTACGGAAGACAATTTAACTGGCAAGCACGTTATGCAGGAGATGACAATGCACTTGGTAGAGGAAACGTAAATTATATCAAAGGAATTAACACAATGGGTGTTGATATGTCTGATTTAAATGCGCAAGACGATAAGCAGGTTACAGAAATTCATTTGCCAAAAGGGCGTAAAGTGATTTTTAAATTCCGTTCTCAAGATGTTTTACACTCAGCTTATATGCCACACTTTAGAGCACAAATGAACTGTGTTCCAGGAATGGTTACCCAATTTGGTTTTACACCAAAGTTTACCACCGAAGAAATGCGTCAGCAATCAGAAGTAATTGCTAAAACAGCAGATATTAATAAAATACGTGCTGCAAAAGGCGAGGACCACTACGAATTTGATTTTATACTATTGTGTAATAAAATTTGTGGAGCTTCGCATTTTAATATGCAAATGAAAATAGTTGTTCAAGAAGAAGACGCTTTTAATAAGTGGATTGCAGAACAACCAACATTAGCAGAAGTTATTAAATAAGATATTTTAAAGTAGATAATAAAAAAGAAGATATGTCAGAACATCATCATAAAGAAACATTTGTAACAAAATACATCTTTAGCCAAGATCACAAAATGATTTCTAAACAGTTTTTAATAACTGGTATGTTTATGGGAGTTATTGGAGTGTTTATGTCAATGTTATTTCGTTTGCAAATTGCATGGCCAGAAAAATCATTTTCAATTATTGAAGCTTTTCTAGGAACTCATCAAACAGATGGAGTTATGAGCCCAGATATATACTTAGCCATAGTTACAATTCACGGTACAATCATGGTGTTTTTTGTACTTACTGCTGGTTTAAGTGGTACATTTTCTAACTTATTAATTCCTTTACAGATTGGTGCTAGAGATATGGCGTCAGGATTTTTAAATATGATTTCTTACTGGTTATTCTTTATTTCTAGTATAATAATGCTAGTTTCTTTATTTGTAGAAGCTGGACCTGCATCAGCGGGATGGACCATCTACCCACCATTAAGTGCATTGCCACAAGCAATTCCAGGATCTGGATTAGGAATGACTTTATGGCTTACATCTATGGCGATATTTATTGCTTCTTCTTTAATAGGATCTTTAAATTATATCGTTACTGTTTTTAACTTAAGAACAAAAGGAATGAAAATGACAAGATTGCCTTTAACAATGTGGGCTTTCTTTGTTACTGCTATAATTGGAGTTGTATCTTTTCCTGTATTATTATCTGCAGCACTTTTATTGATTATGGACAGAAGTTTTGGTACTTCATTCTTCTTGTCAGATATTTTTATCAGTGGAGAAGTTTTACATTATCAAGGAGGTTCACCAGTTTTATTTGAACATTTATTCTGGTTCTTAGGACATCCAGAAGTATATATCGTTATTCTACCTGCAATGGGAATTGTTTCCGAAATTATTGCGGTAAACTCACGAAAACCAATATTTGGTTACAGAGCAATGATTGGTTCAATTTTAGCAATTGCATTTTTATCAACTATTGTTTGGGGTCACCACATGTTTATTTCCGGGATGAATCCTTTCTTAGGATCCGTATTTACATTTACAACCTTATTAATTGCAATTCCATCAGCAGTAAAAGCTTTTAACTGGATAACAACGCTGTGGAAAGGAAATTTACAGATGAATACGGGGATGTTATTCTCTATCGGATTTGTTTCTACTTTCGTTACTGGAGGTTTAACTGGTTTGGTTTTGGGAGATTCGGCATTAGATATTAATGTTCATGATACGTATTTTGTAGTTGCTCACTTTCATTTAGTAATGGGAGTATCTGCAATCTTTGGAATGTTTGCTGGTGTGTATCACTGGTTTCCAAAAATGTATGGCAGAATGATGAATAAAGTATTAGGATATTGGCATTTCTGGTTGACAATTACTGCTGCGTACGGGGTATTTTTCCCAATGCACTTTATTGGTTTAGCAGGATTACCAAGAAGATATTATACCAATACAAATTTTCCAATGTTTGATGATGTAGCAGATGTAAATGTTGTCATTACATTATTTGCAATCTTAGGAGGTTTGGCACAGCTAATTTTCTTAGCAAATTTCTTTATCTCTATTTATAGAGGTAAAAAAGCAACACAAAACCCTTGGAAAGCAAATACATTAGAGTGGACAACGCCAATTGAAGCTATTCACGGAAACTGGCCAGGTAAAATTCCAGAAGTACACCGTTGGCCTTACGATTACAGTAAAGTTGATGAGAATGGAGAGTATACTCATGGCGAAGACTTTGTATTACAAACAACACCATTAAAAGATGGAGAAGATCCATCTTAAGAATTATAAAAATTAAAAAAGCCTTTCCAATTTGGAAAGGCTTTTTTGTATCTTAGAGTTTTTGTAATATGTGTTTAGTGTAACATTTATTACCTAATGAAAATTTAAATTCAGTTATCTTTGTAAGTATGAATGAACACTTAAATCCTGAAAACACAAATCTTTCAAATGAAGAATTGGATGTAGAAAAAAAACTACGCCCTCTTTCGTTTGATGATTTTACAGGTCAAGATCAAGCAATAGAAAATCTTAAAATATTTGTGGAAGCAGCAAATCAAAGAGATGAAGCTTTAGATCACACCTTGTTTCACGGACCTCCAGGTTTAGGGAAAACCACCTTAGCACACATTTTAGCAAATGAATTAAATGTCGGAATTAAAGTTACTTCCGGGCCTGTTTTAGACAAACCAGGAGACTTAGCAGGTTTGCTAACCAATCTTGATGAAAGAGATGTATTGTTTATTGATGAAATTCATCGTTTAAGTCCGATTGTAGAAGAATATTTGTATTCTGCAATGGAAGATTATAAAATTGATATTATGATTGAATCTGGCCCAAATGCCAGAACAGTACAAATCAATTTAGAACCATTTACATTAATTGGCGCAACAACTCGTTCTGGATTATTAACGTCTCCAATGAGAGCACGTTTCGGAATTAGTAGTCGATTAAATTATTATAAAAAAGAATTATTAACAACCATTGTTCAACGTAGTGCAGAAATATTAAAAGTTCCTATTTCCATGGAAGCAGCAATAGAAATTGCTGGTAGAAGCAGAGGAACTCCAAGAATTGCAAATGCGCTGTTACGAAGAGTAAGAGATTTTGCTCAAATCAAAGGAGATGGAACCATTACCATAGAAATTGCACAATATGCATTAAAAGCACTTCGTGTAGATGCTTTTGGGTTGGATGAAATGGATACTAAAATATTAACTACTTTAATTGATAAATTTAAAGGCGGACCTGTAGGAATTTCTACACTAGCAACAGCAGTTGGAGAAAATGCAGAAACGATTGAAGAAGTATACGAGCCTTTTTTAATACAAGAAGGATTTATTATGAGAACGCCAAGAGGAAGAGAAGTTACAGAAGCGGCTTACAATCATCTTGGGAAAGAAAAAGGAATCAATCAAGGAGAATTGTTTTAGCTTTTAGAGACAAGAGACAAGAGACAAGAGACAAGAGACAAGAGACAAGAGACAAGAGACATGATTTTTAGTTGTGTTTCGAGGGTGAAAAAAGGATAAATAAACTCAAGAGTTAGAAAAATTATAGAATACTATTTTTTATACTAATTTCTCTTTTCTTGATTTGGGAAAAATGAATATTAAAAAAATAATACCCATATTAGAATGGTTACCAAACTATACAACTTCTAGGTTTAAAGGAGATTTTATAGCAGGAATTACTGTGGGAATTATTTTAATTCCGCAAGGAATTGCC encodes:
- the ruvB gene encoding Holliday junction branch migration DNA helicase RuvB; translated protein: MNEHLNPENTNLSNEELDVEKKLRPLSFDDFTGQDQAIENLKIFVEAANQRDEALDHTLFHGPPGLGKTTLAHILANELNVGIKVTSGPVLDKPGDLAGLLTNLDERDVLFIDEIHRLSPIVEEYLYSAMEDYKIDIMIESGPNARTVQINLEPFTLIGATTRSGLLTSPMRARFGISSRLNYYKKELLTTIVQRSAEILKVPISMEAAIEIAGRSRGTPRIANALLRRVRDFAQIKGDGTITIEIAQYALKALRVDAFGLDEMDTKILTTLIDKFKGGPVGISTLATAVGENAETIEEVYEPFLIQEGFIMRTPRGREVTEAAYNHLGKEKGINQGELF
- a CDS encoding cytochrome c oxidase subunit II, whose amino-acid sequence is MLALFYIFIAVAIGVSFWQITRILDLRSVIASDKDNDTQGKIFLWFTAFFYAMMIYCLIFMNVLMLPESASFEGEHDDNLFDITFILIGVVQFIMQFLLFYFAYKYRGKKDKKALFYADSHKLEAIWTITPAVVLVVLIGYGLWQWNNVMDLSNEEDPLIIEVYGRQFNWQARYAGDDNALGRGNVNYIKGINTMGVDMSDLNAQDDKQVTEIHLPKGRKVIFKFRSQDVLHSAYMPHFRAQMNCVPGMVTQFGFTPKFTTEEMRQQSEVIAKTADINKIRAAKGEDHYEFDFILLCNKICGASHFNMQMKIVVQEEDAFNKWIAEQPTLAEVIK
- a CDS encoding quinol:cytochrome C oxidoreductase, whose translation is MYQFSGKLKTFSIALMIIGALGVGYSFLTAPKTVEDAKEIIASQHDGHETEVTTHKAPVDSHAKTDEHETTEVHADEEHADEEHAEHVFHALQNRPWAASYVALFFFLGISLLVLAFYAIQRVAQAGWSIVLFRVMEAISANLVPASILMFVLIMTSVGHINHLFPWMAEGTVDPTSPNYDAIIDAKSWWLNIPGWAIRSIVYLLGWNVYRFFTRKLSIAEDTANDENKTYKKNYHASVIFLVFFMITESMMSWDWIMGLDPHWFSTLFGWYVLATLLVSALTVIAFVTIYLRSKGHLPFVNDSHLHDLAKYIFGFSVFWTYLWFAQFMLIWYADMSEETVYFIARFNEYKLPFLGMLVMNFVFPILILMNSDFKSKAWFVVIGGLVVLTGHYIDVFVMIMPATVGDQWFIGIPELSALAFFIGLFIFVTFRAFANAAPLAKGNPFLHESEHYHYYNIEHEGEENHH
- a CDS encoding cytochrome c oxidase subunit I, which translates into the protein MSEHHHKETFVTKYIFSQDHKMISKQFLITGMFMGVIGVFMSMLFRLQIAWPEKSFSIIEAFLGTHQTDGVMSPDIYLAIVTIHGTIMVFFVLTAGLSGTFSNLLIPLQIGARDMASGFLNMISYWLFFISSIIMLVSLFVEAGPASAGWTIYPPLSALPQAIPGSGLGMTLWLTSMAIFIASSLIGSLNYIVTVFNLRTKGMKMTRLPLTMWAFFVTAIIGVVSFPVLLSAALLLIMDRSFGTSFFLSDIFISGEVLHYQGGSPVLFEHLFWFLGHPEVYIVILPAMGIVSEIIAVNSRKPIFGYRAMIGSILAIAFLSTIVWGHHMFISGMNPFLGSVFTFTTLLIAIPSAVKAFNWITTLWKGNLQMNTGMLFSIGFVSTFVTGGLTGLVLGDSALDINVHDTYFVVAHFHLVMGVSAIFGMFAGVYHWFPKMYGRMMNKVLGYWHFWLTITAAYGVFFPMHFIGLAGLPRRYYTNTNFPMFDDVADVNVVITLFAILGGLAQLIFLANFFISIYRGKKATQNPWKANTLEWTTPIEAIHGNWPGKIPEVHRWPYDYSKVDENGEYTHGEDFVLQTTPLKDGEDPS